One Lysinibacillus sp. OF-1 DNA segment encodes these proteins:
- a CDS encoding stalk domain-containing protein translates to MKMTKVVPFAMSALLLGGAIGAPTASANEGEAVVTNAETTEQQVQPTFIKVTGTVENVDVRENGTSYTVMDGDNTNIVIANKESFIFDNTGKEVKLQKGDKVSAYSYAKKPMLAIYPPQYNPEVIIVETEAMGSVEVDFFDKNLIDTDNNLKLNVGEDTKLVSASGKDVKLDDLKEQHLAVFYTIATMSIPAQTPPSKVIVLDTIEKEEPIEVDPEPTPEPAPSNPAVQEIIKKDFYEVEGTKMVPLRLIAEELGFKVEVTPKGAIISKGAVSYTITRGQKEYGYNKALRQFKVAPALLEAGKTYIPVELAEELMK, encoded by the coding sequence ATGAAAATGACGAAAGTCGTACCATTTGCTATGTCAGCATTATTATTAGGGGGCGCGATTGGAGCTCCAACTGCATCAGCTAACGAAGGTGAGGCTGTGGTGACGAACGCAGAAACTACGGAGCAACAAGTGCAGCCGACTTTTATTAAAGTAACGGGTACAGTGGAAAATGTAGATGTTCGTGAAAACGGAACGTCCTATACAGTAATGGACGGTGACAATACGAACATTGTCATCGCTAATAAAGAGTCATTCATTTTCGATAATACAGGAAAAGAAGTCAAGCTTCAAAAAGGGGATAAGGTGTCGGCTTACTCTTATGCCAAAAAACCTATGCTTGCAATTTATCCACCGCAGTATAACCCAGAAGTAATTATTGTTGAAACAGAAGCAATGGGTAGCGTGGAAGTTGATTTCTTCGATAAAAATTTAATCGATACAGACAACAACTTAAAATTAAATGTTGGAGAAGATACTAAATTAGTAAGTGCTTCTGGTAAAGATGTAAAATTGGATGATTTAAAAGAGCAGCATTTAGCCGTGTTCTACACAATTGCTACGATGAGTATTCCTGCTCAAACACCACCTTCAAAAGTCATCGTGTTGGACACGATCGAGAAGGAAGAACCAATTGAAGTAGATCCAGAGCCAACTCCTGAACCAGCACCATCGAATCCAGCTGTTCAAGAAATCATCAAGAAAGACTTTTATGAAGTAGAAGGGACGAAAATGGTGCCACTACGATTAATCGCAGAAGAACTTGGCTTTAAAGTAGAAGTTACGCCAAAAGGTGCTATTATTTCGAAAGGTGCCGTTTCTTATACGATTACTCGCGGTCAAAAGGAATATGGCTACAATAAAGCGCTTCGCCAATTTAAAGTAGCGCCCGCTTTATTAGAAGCTGGCAAAACATATATACCTGTTGAATTAGCAGAAGAACTAATGAAATAA
- a CDS encoding DMT family transporter, translated as MTNFMYIFCLIVWGLNFIAVKIQGTPVSLELSLTYRLVITAFLFGLLAWLMKPQGKPQQHDFPFIIVFGICNFAFSYLALYYATMLSSAAIVTLIFSLKVILTPIAIRIFLKEPLHRRVLIGGILGVIGVGVLIYPTLHSFSGLADLKGVLIALLGTVLTAIGDASSARNAKRQIDPIYANAIGFTVGSVVMCGIVWIQGHKIVLPTSITYLSALLYLTIIASFLAWLFYLKLVEKIGGAKSGYMVALFPVIGGIASVVIGESTLNLYLIIGCLSSCIGAAIALGFQFKPFLRGTKTSSPS; from the coding sequence ATGACCAATTTTATGTATATTTTTTGTTTAATTGTCTGGGGACTTAATTTTATTGCAGTAAAGATTCAAGGAACCCCAGTCAGTCTAGAATTATCTTTAACCTATCGTTTAGTTATAACTGCTTTTTTATTTGGCCTACTTGCTTGGTTGATGAAACCACAGGGTAAGCCGCAGCAGCATGATTTTCCATTTATTATCGTCTTTGGTATTTGTAATTTTGCCTTCAGTTATTTAGCTTTATACTATGCGACGATGTTGAGCTCCGCTGCGATTGTCACTTTAATTTTTTCATTAAAAGTAATTTTAACGCCCATTGCTATTCGAATATTTCTTAAAGAACCATTACATCGTCGCGTTTTAATCGGTGGTATTTTAGGGGTAATCGGTGTTGGGGTATTAATCTATCCCACTTTACATAGTTTTTCAGGTTTGGCTGATTTAAAAGGGGTCCTAATTGCTTTACTCGGTACTGTTCTAACAGCAATTGGGGATGCAAGCTCTGCAAGAAATGCAAAGCGCCAGATTGACCCCATTTATGCCAATGCCATTGGTTTTACAGTCGGCAGTGTAGTCATGTGTGGTATTGTCTGGATACAAGGACACAAAATCGTCTTGCCTACATCCATTACCTATTTATCAGCCCTACTGTATTTAACGATTATCGCATCATTTCTTGCCTGGCTATTTTATTTAAAGCTAGTAGAAAAAATTGGCGGGGCGAAGAGTGGCTACATGGTTGCGTTGTTCCCTGTGATTGGCGGGATTGCTTCTGTTGTCATAGGGGAATCTACACTTAATCTGTATTTAATCATAGGCTGCCTCTCTAGCTGTATAGGAGCAGCGATTGCCTTAGGCTTTCAATTTAAGCCTTTTTTACGAGGAACGAAAACCTCCTCCCCTTCATAA
- a CDS encoding GNAT family N-acetyltransferase, whose product MLIDQKAFHIKELDYIIRCAQLEDAQALSDLRLQLDGETENFDREQGEAFIDQAGFEQLIQQDTASPKNLCLVAVVGDQIVGYSRCEGSPLKRLAHKVTFGIGVRKAFWGYGIGKALLQVSIDWADANGVRKMALEVLETNEKAIQLYEKWGFTVEGILKNDKCLADGKYYHTIIMGRWQP is encoded by the coding sequence ATGCTCATTGACCAAAAAGCGTTTCATATAAAAGAGCTAGACTATATTATTCGCTGTGCACAACTTGAGGATGCTCAAGCTTTATCGGATTTGCGCCTACAATTGGACGGTGAAACAGAAAACTTCGACCGAGAGCAGGGGGAGGCATTCATCGATCAAGCGGGCTTCGAGCAGCTTATTCAGCAGGATACAGCAAGTCCGAAAAATCTGTGTTTAGTAGCGGTTGTAGGTGATCAAATCGTTGGGTACTCCAGATGTGAGGGATCTCCATTAAAGAGACTTGCCCATAAAGTAACATTTGGCATCGGTGTTAGGAAGGCTTTTTGGGGCTATGGCATTGGAAAAGCTCTACTACAAGTATCTATTGATTGGGCAGATGCCAATGGTGTACGGAAAATGGCATTAGAAGTGCTAGAAACGAATGAAAAAGCTATACAGCTCTATGAAAAATGGGGCTTTACAGTAGAAGGTATTTTGAAAAATGATAAATGCCTTGCAGATGGTAAGTACTATCACACAATCATAATGGGTAGATGGCAACCCTAG
- a CDS encoding cysteine hydrolase family protein, producing the protein MKQALIIIDIQEAFFLDSQQNLWNDETIIKNINTVITWARHNEVPIIFIQHTEANDVDFAKGQPGWELYHGLLRQAQDKVIQKTTWDAFYQTDLAQYLNEQHIDQLIFAGAQTEFCLDTTIRSAFSHGYHHNILIEDAHSTLNSQVLAAPQIIQHHESEWRNRFVKIQPVEEFPNAH; encoded by the coding sequence ATGAAGCAAGCACTCATTATTATTGATATCCAAGAGGCTTTCTTTTTGGATAGCCAACAAAATCTATGGAATGATGAAACGATTATTAAAAATATCAATACGGTAATCACATGGGCACGTCATAACGAAGTCCCAATTATTTTTATTCAACATACAGAGGCCAATGATGTTGATTTTGCAAAGGGTCAGCCAGGGTGGGAGCTGTATCATGGACTGCTTAGACAGGCACAAGATAAAGTGATTCAAAAAACAACTTGGGATGCTTTTTATCAAACGGATCTTGCACAATATTTGAACGAACAGCACATTGATCAGTTGATTTTCGCAGGTGCTCAAACAGAGTTTTGTCTTGATACGACGATTCGCAGCGCTTTTAGTCATGGCTACCATCATAATATTTTAATCGAAGATGCACATAGCACCTTAAATAGTCAAGTACTCGCAGCACCTCAGATCATTCAGCATCACGAATCCGAATGGCGTAATCGCTTTGTAAAAATTCAGCCAGTTGAGGAGTTCCCAAATGCTCATTGA